The following proteins are co-located in the Desulfatitalea tepidiphila genome:
- a CDS encoding ARMT1-like domain-containing protein, which yields MPKTAPKTASSKKTTPFAAPEKQPVYVPGQSPQMDAWFTSFFIENHLDHFSNPEKAATEEQVRFMVYTEPNERYYPCSDKMFDAIIHRKNSAHIQKAYNQVLQRLLALIDRQIEDPWEKTYLESLIINKYQHETRDEIMIPSRLEKRLMRIYLNRTHIEDPYMFEKAQRNANAQALLDSPALKKALNHVDEAALKNPPRTLDDIKSQIASLEFQRLICLSNTPELWESDGALKRCVDDYLAIFEKPFTGDGLQPLLAFLGFGKQHPPKRRKILWLADEAGEAIVDLAVIRHLVAQGDKVIIAFKSGPLYTKADIHDFTTDQVFCNAIGQAIIIQDPSLNKNELVRTLRGDTPILVLSDGTNENLNLILVSTTFARMFKEVDAVISRGMDQRRRFFDTQFQFTQEIFSIAAEKDGSVSILYKPRHPHVIKFSHQDLELKAKTIIDQMKHAKDEGMTVIFYSGIIGSIPGKIAMAKKIMSVFVDHLKMQSSLTFIINPSQYYEPGMDADDLMFMWEIVQRSGMIDIWRFQTYDDIVTAFQIMNQKIPPEWVGKDATYSTGCTKEMAIAIDVQNSHPEMQIIGPARERFMRRKEYGVGSMYDRRLAPACRV from the coding sequence ATGCCCAAGACCGCGCCCAAGACCGCCAGCAGCAAGAAAACCACCCCATTTGCCGCTCCTGAAAAGCAACCGGTTTACGTTCCCGGCCAAAGCCCCCAGATGGATGCCTGGTTTACCTCGTTTTTTATCGAAAACCACCTCGACCATTTCAGCAATCCGGAAAAGGCGGCGACCGAGGAGCAGGTTCGTTTCATGGTGTACACCGAACCCAATGAACGCTATTACCCCTGTTCTGACAAGATGTTCGATGCCATCATTCACCGGAAGAATTCGGCCCATATCCAGAAAGCCTACAACCAGGTCCTGCAGCGCCTGCTGGCCCTGATCGACAGACAGATCGAAGACCCCTGGGAAAAAACCTACCTGGAGTCGTTGATTATCAACAAATATCAACATGAGACCCGCGACGAAATCATGATTCCATCCCGATTGGAAAAGCGCCTCATGCGCATCTACCTCAACCGGACCCATATAGAAGATCCCTACATGTTCGAGAAGGCCCAACGCAATGCGAACGCCCAAGCGCTTTTGGACTCACCGGCGCTCAAAAAGGCACTCAATCATGTCGACGAAGCCGCACTGAAAAATCCACCCAGGACGCTGGACGACATCAAGAGTCAGATTGCGTCACTCGAATTTCAGAGACTCATCTGTCTGTCCAACACGCCCGAGTTGTGGGAGAGCGATGGGGCATTGAAGCGCTGCGTCGATGATTATCTTGCCATTTTCGAAAAGCCCTTTACCGGTGACGGGCTACAGCCCTTGCTGGCCTTTTTGGGGTTTGGCAAGCAACATCCGCCCAAGCGGCGGAAAATCCTCTGGCTGGCCGACGAGGCCGGCGAGGCCATCGTGGACCTGGCGGTCATTCGCCATCTGGTGGCCCAGGGCGACAAGGTGATCATCGCCTTCAAAAGCGGTCCCCTCTACACCAAGGCGGATATTCACGACTTCACGACCGACCAGGTGTTCTGCAATGCCATCGGTCAGGCGATCATCATTCAAGATCCGAGCCTGAACAAAAACGAACTGGTGCGCACCCTGCGCGGCGATACCCCGATCCTGGTTTTATCCGACGGTACCAATGAAAACCTCAATCTCATCCTCGTGTCGACGACCTTTGCCCGGATGTTCAAGGAGGTGGATGCGGTCATCTCCAGGGGTATGGATCAACGCCGTCGATTTTTCGATACCCAATTTCAATTCACCCAGGAGATTTTCAGTATTGCCGCCGAAAAAGACGGCAGTGTCTCGATTCTCTACAAACCACGACATCCTCATGTGATTAAGTTTTCTCATCAAGATCTGGAGCTTAAAGCCAAAACAATCATCGATCAAATGAAGCATGCCAAGGACGAGGGCATGACCGTGATTTTCTATAGCGGCATCATCGGCTCGATCCCTGGCAAAATCGCCATGGCCAAAAAAATCATGTCGGTTTTCGTGGATCACCTCAAAATGCAATCGTCGTTGACCTTTATCATCAACCCCTCCCAGTATTACGAACCCGGCATGGATGCAGACGATCTGATGTTCATGTGGGAAATTGTACAGCGCAGCGGCATGATCGATATCTGGCGGTTTCAGACCTATGACGATATTGTCACCGCCTTCCAGATCATGAACCAGAAAATACCGCCGGAATGGGTGGGCAAGGATGCCACCTACAGCACAGGATGCACCAAAGAGATGGCCATCGCTATCGACGTGCAAAACTCGCATCCCGAGATGCAGATTATCGGTCCGGCCAGAGAACGCTTCATGCGACGCAAGGAATATGGCGTCGGCTCCATGTATGACCGGCGACTGGCGCCGGCATGCAGGGTGTGA
- a CDS encoding HAD family hydrolase — MNVIPKQLITPYLKPLEPLPTNVTPEGRLTPPIRCLLCDIYGTLLISASGDVGQSSQQKWPIHQMTRLLERYAIPMTAERLIEELHGAIKEAHHKARSMGIECPEVCIENIWQSLLPLKSSEEITGLAVEFEMLLNPVWPMPHLSELLTACRERNILLGIISNAQFFTLHLLELLTGSPMTRLGFKKELTFLSYRHGIAKPADGLFRMASDRLKKLGIAPEHAVYMGNDMRKDIAPAKRNAFQTILFAGDARSLRLNSETNSIETSDPDLVVTDLLQVIPFLDPIL; from the coding sequence ATGAATGTGATCCCCAAACAATTGATCACGCCCTATCTTAAACCCCTCGAACCCCTCCCGACCAATGTGACACCGGAGGGGCGTCTAACACCACCGATTCGGTGTTTGTTGTGCGATATCTACGGAACGTTGCTGATCAGCGCCAGCGGTGACGTGGGGCAGTCAAGCCAGCAGAAGTGGCCGATCCATCAGATGACCCGATTGCTCGAACGTTACGCCATACCGATGACAGCAGAACGACTGATCGAGGAGTTGCATGGCGCGATTAAAGAAGCACACCACAAGGCCAGAAGTATGGGAATTGAGTGTCCGGAGGTGTGCATTGAAAACATCTGGCAATCGCTCCTGCCTCTAAAAAGCAGCGAGGAGATCACCGGATTGGCCGTCGAATTCGAAATGCTCCTCAACCCGGTCTGGCCCATGCCACACCTGTCCGAATTGCTGACGGCCTGCCGGGAACGGAACATTTTACTTGGCATCATATCCAACGCCCAGTTTTTTACCCTGCATCTGCTCGAATTGTTGACCGGTAGCCCTATGACCCGACTCGGTTTCAAAAAAGAGCTGACGTTTCTTTCCTACCGCCACGGTATCGCCAAACCGGCGGACGGTTTGTTTCGTATGGCCTCGGATCGACTAAAAAAACTGGGGATCGCCCCCGAGCATGCCGTGTATATGGGAAACGATATGCGCAAGGATATTGCACCGGCCAAGCGCAACGCATTCCAAACCATATTGTTCGCCGGGGACGCCCGATCGTTGAGATTGAACAGCGAAACCAATTCAATCGAAACGTCGGACCCGGATTTGGTTGTCACCGATCTGCTTCAAGTGATACCCTTCCTTGATCCTATCCTGTGA
- a CDS encoding glycosyltransferase: protein MHFHLNTGGVTTVLRQQAEILMARGHDVLILCGEKPIARWPVPVSVVPGLAYATALPQAAPGVSETTDAILASLRHQWPGGHPDVIHVHNPTLAKNRRLQAVLKQLQQSGLALLCQIHDFAEDGRPNVYFQEPYLSDCHYAVVNGRDRRILMACGLTEKGVHHLPNAVRPWSLHGQQPDGATGHVLYPVRAIRRKNIGESILLQHCAFPGSPLVITLPPTSPSDATSYLMWRRYTADKDLPVVFEAGIRGDFRQLMNEARYVITTSINEGFGFSFLEAWTAGKALWGRLLPDICQDFIGFGIHLEHLYPQLGIPDAWIAVDDFQRQWQTVRRHAAAHFGMKIDDQQIRSDWLRITKNGVIDFGLLSEPFQRQVLDHLLSDAGSCRRLLEINPVLKDFGSRQRIRDALDHNRSAISAHFSLKDYGKRLMKLYQNVCNRPVRQHIDKSALFWAFMAAERFSLLKWRGFEDECDPQTIDHALS from the coding sequence ATGCATTTTCATCTTAACACCGGCGGGGTCACGACCGTTCTCCGGCAACAGGCGGAAATCCTGATGGCCCGGGGACATGACGTCCTGATCCTGTGCGGGGAGAAACCGATAGCTCGATGGCCTGTGCCGGTGTCTGTCGTGCCGGGTTTGGCGTACGCTACCGCTCTGCCGCAGGCCGCCCCCGGTGTTTCTGAAACGACAGACGCCATCCTGGCGAGCTTGCGGCATCAATGGCCAGGCGGACATCCGGATGTAATCCATGTTCACAATCCCACCCTGGCCAAAAACAGGCGCTTACAGGCGGTCCTCAAGCAGTTGCAGCAGTCAGGCCTGGCGCTGCTCTGCCAGATCCACGATTTTGCCGAGGATGGACGGCCAAATGTCTATTTCCAGGAACCCTATCTGTCGGATTGCCATTATGCCGTGGTCAATGGGCGGGATCGACGCATATTGATGGCCTGCGGCCTCACGGAAAAAGGTGTTCATCATCTGCCCAACGCCGTTCGACCATGGTCTTTGCATGGGCAGCAACCCGATGGTGCCACCGGCCATGTCCTTTACCCGGTGCGCGCGATACGAAGAAAGAATATCGGGGAATCCATTCTGCTTCAACATTGCGCTTTTCCTGGTTCCCCCTTGGTCATCACCCTACCGCCGACCAGCCCTTCGGATGCGACAAGCTACCTTATGTGGCGCCGTTATACAGCCGATAAAGACCTGCCCGTGGTTTTCGAAGCCGGGATCCGAGGCGATTTCCGACAATTGATGAACGAAGCGCGTTATGTGATCACCACCAGCATCAATGAAGGCTTCGGCTTTTCTTTTCTCGAGGCCTGGACCGCGGGCAAGGCGCTATGGGGTCGTCTGCTGCCCGATATTTGCCAGGATTTCATCGGATTCGGTATTCACCTGGAACACCTCTATCCTCAATTGGGAATACCCGACGCATGGATAGCTGTCGATGATTTCCAGCGGCAGTGGCAAACGGTTCGCCGGCACGCTGCGGCGCACTTCGGCATGAAGATCGACGATCAGCAAATTAGGTCCGATTGGTTGCGAATCACAAAAAATGGGGTAATCGATTTCGGTCTGCTTTCGGAGCCCTTTCAACGCCAGGTCCTGGATCACCTCCTGTCGGATGCTGGTAGTTGCCGACGGTTGCTGGAGATCAATCCTGTATTGAAGGATTTTGGTTCGCGGCAGAGGATCCGGGATGCATTGGATCATAATAGAAGCGCCATTTCAGCGCATTTTTCCCTGAAAGACTATGGAAAACGGTTGATGAAACTGTACCAAAACGTGTGCAATCGTCCGGTCAGGCAACATATTGACAAGTCTGCCCTCTTCTGGGCCTTTATGGCCGCCGAGCGCTTCAGCCTGCTTAAATGGCGTGGATTCGAAGATGAATGTGATCCCCAAACAATTGATCACGCCCTATCTTAA
- the queC gene encoding 7-cyano-7-deazaguanine synthase QueC → MKTPEKAVVLSSGGIDSTTALALSKNEGFSLYSLSFDYGQRHVYELAAARRVAEFFHVEHHLVVHVDMTAIGGSALTGDIQVPKGRAADEMLADIPVTYVPARNTIFLSYALAWAEVLGATRIVIGVNAVDYSGYPDCRPEFIAAFQTMANLATRSAVQEGVGISIHAPLIHMTKAQIIQAGTALGVDYGITHSCYDPSPEGLACGRCDSCLLRRKGFQEAGIDDPTRYQ, encoded by the coding sequence ATGAAAACTCCCGAAAAAGCGGTCGTCTTATCCAGTGGAGGCATCGATTCCACCACTGCCCTGGCCCTGTCCAAGAATGAGGGTTTCAGCCTCTACAGCCTCAGTTTCGATTACGGCCAGCGGCATGTCTACGAACTTGCGGCCGCCCGGCGGGTGGCCGAATTTTTTCATGTCGAACACCATCTGGTGGTTCATGTGGATATGACGGCCATCGGCGGTTCGGCATTGACCGGCGACATCCAGGTACCCAAGGGTCGGGCTGCCGATGAGATGCTTGCCGATATTCCTGTCACCTACGTGCCCGCCCGCAACACGATTTTTCTTTCTTACGCACTGGCCTGGGCCGAGGTGCTCGGCGCCACCCGAATCGTCATCGGTGTCAATGCGGTCGACTACAGCGGGTATCCCGATTGCCGCCCCGAATTTATCGCCGCCTTTCAGACCATGGCCAATCTTGCCACCCGGTCCGCCGTTCAGGAGGGGGTGGGCATATCGATCCATGCGCCGTTGATCCACATGACCAAGGCCCAGATCATCCAGGCGGGAACCGCATTGGGCGTCGACTACGGCATCACGCACAGCTGTTATGATCCGTCACCCGAAGGGTTGGCCTGCGGGCGATGCGACAGTTGTCTGTTGCGTAGAAAGGGGTTCCAGGAAGCTGGTATCGACGACCCGACGCGTTATCAATAG
- a CDS encoding radical SAM protein: MAFFIFSGSLNMSVAFMCWVWGPLWDLRGAAQAGLPARNSMLYLSATHGIVKFYSEYVNCMVLRINEIFYSIQGESTGAGLPFIFIRLTGCNLRCSYCDTRYAYDDGDWMQIDAIVQRTSAFGCRRVTVTGGEPLTQAETPALIVDLLDNGYDVSIETNGSLDVSCLDPRCTKVMDIKCPSSGMHLHHLWSNLTHLTATDQVKFVITDRTDFEFARMAMERLGEDFPRGNILFSPAYRRLGPDQLANWMLKHGTDARLQIQLHKYLWPDIERGV; encoded by the coding sequence ATGGCATTTTTCATTTTTAGCGGTTCTTTGAACATGTCGGTCGCTTTTATGTGTTGGGTTTGGGGTCCGCTATGGGATTTACGGGGCGCTGCACAAGCCGGTTTACCTGCCCGGAACAGCATGCTATACCTTAGCGCAACGCATGGAATTGTCAAATTTTATTCAGAATATGTGAACTGCATGGTTTTGCGAATCAACGAGATTTTTTACAGCATTCAGGGTGAATCCACCGGCGCGGGCCTTCCATTCATTTTCATACGCCTGACCGGCTGCAATTTGCGTTGCAGTTATTGCGATACCCGCTATGCCTATGATGACGGTGATTGGATGCAAATCGACGCCATCGTCCAACGGACGTCCGCATTCGGGTGCCGACGGGTCACCGTGACGGGCGGGGAACCGCTGACCCAGGCCGAAACGCCGGCTTTAATTGTCGATCTACTCGACAATGGCTATGACGTTTCGATCGAAACCAACGGCAGTCTCGATGTTTCCTGCCTGGATCCGCGTTGCACCAAAGTGATGGACATCAAGTGCCCTTCGAGCGGGATGCATTTGCATCACCTGTGGTCCAATCTGACGCATCTTACAGCAACCGATCAAGTTAAGTTTGTCATCACGGATCGGACCGATTTTGAGTTCGCTCGTATGGCGATGGAGCGATTGGGCGAAGATTTCCCGAGAGGCAACATCCTCTTTTCGCCGGCATACCGACGGCTCGGCCCGGATCAGTTGGCCAATTGGATGCTGAAGCACGGAACGGATGCGCGATTGCAGATTCAACTCCACAAATACTTGTGGCCGGATATAGAACGCGGCGTGTGA
- the manA gene encoding mannose-6-phosphate isomerase, class I yields the protein MKNAIQPYAWGSVTAIAELLGRPAPGNEPEAELWMGAHPKAPSQVWYQDRWQYLDELIRKDPLPILGRIAIDRFGPQLPFLFKVLAVQHPLSIQAHPDKATAKQGFGRENQLGIALTDPRRNYRDVQHKPECVVALTQFTALCGFRDAAAILDLLNPIWPKHRQDDLDSLYSEKEAAGLQKFFNYLMTLSKDRQRELVGDLVSAAKQRRSTSPSYQWMVRLHTAYPGDIGVLSPCYLHLVTLEAGQALFLKAGKLHAYLKGVAIEVMANSDNVLRGGLTPKHVDIDELLNVVDFTPEPLEILTPDPIGPAIKRYPGFADEFELETMDIRPSNPYDSGPRVEAPEIVLCIEGQVKMQWGGNGCDTALARGESVIVPAQLDRYRLAGDGKLYKAGIHHRLFGQQS from the coding sequence ATGAAAAATGCCATCCAACCCTATGCATGGGGGTCGGTGACCGCCATCGCCGAACTGCTGGGACGGCCCGCGCCTGGCAATGAGCCAGAGGCGGAATTGTGGATGGGGGCCCATCCCAAAGCCCCTTCACAAGTGTGGTATCAAGATCGCTGGCAATATCTGGATGAATTGATACGAAAAGATCCACTGCCCATCCTGGGCCGGATCGCCATCGACCGTTTTGGCCCTCAATTGCCTTTTCTTTTCAAGGTATTGGCCGTGCAGCACCCCTTGTCCATCCAGGCCCATCCCGATAAAGCCACGGCGAAACAGGGGTTTGGCCGCGAGAACCAACTCGGCATCGCCCTGACCGACCCCCGTCGCAATTACCGCGATGTCCAGCACAAACCGGAATGCGTGGTCGCCCTGACGCAATTTACCGCGCTTTGCGGTTTTCGCGATGCAGCGGCCATTCTCGATCTTCTGAACCCGATTTGGCCAAAGCATCGGCAAGACGACCTCGATTCGCTCTATTCGGAAAAAGAAGCAGCCGGCCTGCAGAAATTCTTCAACTACCTGATGACATTGTCAAAAGATCGACAACGAGAACTGGTCGGGGATTTGGTGTCCGCGGCCAAACAACGCCGTTCCACATCCCCGAGTTATCAGTGGATGGTACGGCTCCATACCGCGTACCCGGGCGACATCGGTGTTTTGAGCCCTTGCTATTTGCATCTTGTAACCCTTGAGGCCGGGCAGGCCCTTTTTCTGAAAGCGGGGAAGCTGCACGCCTATCTCAAAGGGGTTGCCATCGAAGTGATGGCCAATTCCGACAATGTGCTTCGAGGCGGACTGACGCCTAAACATGTGGATATCGACGAACTGCTCAATGTCGTCGACTTTACGCCGGAACCCCTGGAGATCCTGACACCGGATCCGATCGGTCCAGCGATCAAGCGTTACCCAGGCTTTGCCGATGAATTCGAACTGGAGACGATGGATATCCGACCTTCAAATCCATACGACAGCGGCCCGCGTGTCGAAGCGCCCGAAATCGTGTTGTGCATCGAAGGCCAAGTCAAGATGCAGTGGGGTGGTAACGGATGCGACACGGCTCTGGCGCGTGGCGAGTCGGTCATCGTGCCTGCCCAGCTCGATCGATACAGGCTGGCGGGAGATGGTAAACTATACAAGGCCGGAATCCATCACCGGCTGTTCGGACAGCAATCATGA
- a CDS encoding VOC family protein — protein MIHYNGINHLAMVTGDMTATIRFWRDLLEMRLVAGLGRPGYRHYFFEISPYDMISFFEWSDALPIPERDHGVPVKGPVAFDHLSIGVDTDDDLWTLKERLEAADIWVSEVIDHGFIHSIYSFDPNNIPIEFSAPVASVNLRQKPQMRDKDPLPAAREGADPQAGHWSEQAQSTPRDQRRMYPGEGTIFVGPPHKA, from the coding sequence ATGATCCACTACAATGGTATCAATCATCTGGCTATGGTCACCGGCGATATGACGGCCACGATTCGTTTCTGGCGTGATCTGCTCGAGATGCGCCTGGTTGCGGGCCTTGGGCGTCCCGGATATCGACACTATTTTTTTGAAATATCCCCTTACGATATGATTTCCTTTTTTGAATGGTCCGACGCGCTCCCCATTCCAGAAAGAGATCATGGTGTGCCGGTAAAAGGCCCCGTGGCGTTCGATCATCTATCCATCGGCGTGGACACCGACGATGATCTGTGGACCCTCAAGGAGAGATTGGAGGCCGCCGACATTTGGGTGTCTGAGGTGATCGATCATGGTTTCATCCACTCGATCTATAGTTTCGACCCGAATAACATCCCCATTGAGTTCAGCGCACCGGTGGCATCCGTGAATCTACGCCAAAAACCGCAGATGAGGGACAAAGACCCGCTGCCGGCCGCACGCGAGGGTGCGGATCCCCAAGCCGGGCATTGGTCGGAACAAGCTCAATCTACCCCCCGGGATCAAAGAAGGATGTATCCAGGGGAGGGCACCATATTTGTCGGCCCCCCTCATAAAGCGTAG
- a CDS encoding acetate--CoA ligase family protein: MGLEKVMRPRSVAVVGASKLETKRGYQTIRSLLNEKYEGQIYPINPKETNILGIHCYKDISEIQEPVDVALIATPAATVPKILEECGQKGVAGAVILAGGFRETGHAGRQLENAMVAVARRHNIRLIGPNTSGMMNLVDNLNLVGMRDVPKGDIALLSQSGNMALSIITEAKLKSRKGLSYYVGVGNEADIRFHEYLEFFREDPHTRAIIMYVEGMREGRAFLQQAYLTTQGKPIILLKSGRSVTGKRSAGSHTGSLAGMSEVAMGAFKRAGIIVIENSDELFPAAETLSSCPPIRNNKVAILADGGGHATIAADILTDFGIELPTLEEKTQRNLRKILPAAAAVTNPVDVAGGTDSDPSLFADCARIILNDPQVGGLLLVGLFGGYGIRFAESLSLKEEDAAHQMGKISAKRNKPIVIHSLFNSEKPHSLNLCRYYNLPVYDSLDVASKCIAVLAEYGNYLKSYHAKTNFVFKTGVKAKPEGRKIISNALNEGRQGLLEHEAKRLFKLHGAPVAEARLATTADEAAAMAAEIDAPVAMKIVSPQILHKSDAGGVIVNVQGKSKVRQAFSRLVENAARFDDNAEIKGVLVEPMAATGIEIIIGTKIDEQFGPVIMYGLGGIMVEILKDVSFRVLPISRFTAKAMIEDTKSAPLLRGVRGTPPYDQKTLVNLMLLVSDMVESYPEIEEMDLNPIILHEKGATIVDARIILKGQQKDE, translated from the coding sequence ATGGGACTTGAAAAGGTCATGCGCCCCCGATCGGTGGCCGTGGTGGGGGCCTCAAAACTCGAAACCAAGCGCGGCTATCAAACAATTCGATCCCTGCTAAACGAGAAATACGAAGGACAAATTTATCCCATCAACCCCAAAGAGACCAACATCCTGGGGATTCATTGTTATAAGGATATTTCAGAAATCCAGGAACCCGTGGATGTGGCGCTGATTGCGACACCGGCCGCCACGGTCCCCAAAATTCTGGAGGAGTGCGGGCAAAAAGGGGTTGCCGGGGCTGTCATTCTTGCCGGTGGTTTCAGGGAAACCGGTCACGCAGGCCGTCAGCTCGAAAATGCCATGGTGGCGGTGGCCAGACGGCATAACATTCGTCTGATCGGCCCCAACACGTCCGGAATGATGAATCTGGTCGACAATTTGAACCTGGTCGGCATGCGCGATGTCCCCAAGGGAGACATCGCCCTGTTGAGTCAGAGCGGGAACATGGCTTTGAGCATCATCACCGAGGCGAAACTCAAAAGCCGCAAAGGACTCTCCTATTATGTGGGCGTCGGCAACGAAGCGGATATTCGTTTTCACGAGTATCTGGAGTTTTTCAGGGAGGACCCCCACACCCGAGCCATTATCATGTATGTGGAAGGAATGCGCGAGGGGCGTGCTTTTCTACAACAGGCCTACCTGACCACCCAGGGAAAACCGATCATTCTGTTGAAAAGCGGACGCTCGGTTACTGGCAAACGTTCGGCCGGTTCTCACACCGGTTCCCTGGCAGGCATGTCCGAGGTGGCCATGGGAGCATTCAAACGGGCCGGCATTATCGTCATCGAAAATTCGGACGAACTCTTCCCTGCCGCTGAAACCCTCTCCAGTTGTCCCCCCATTCGCAACAACAAGGTGGCCATTCTTGCCGACGGCGGCGGTCATGCCACCATCGCCGCCGATATTTTGACCGATTTCGGCATCGAGCTCCCCACCTTGGAGGAAAAAACCCAGCGAAATCTGCGCAAGATACTTCCCGCCGCTGCCGCGGTGACCAATCCGGTGGACGTAGCCGGCGGCACCGATTCAGACCCCTCCCTGTTCGCCGATTGTGCCCGCATCATTCTCAACGATCCCCAGGTCGGTGGATTGCTGCTGGTCGGTCTTTTTGGGGGATATGGCATACGGTTTGCCGAATCTCTCTCCCTCAAGGAGGAGGATGCCGCGCACCAGATGGGCAAGATCTCCGCCAAGCGAAACAAACCCATCGTCATCCATAGCCTGTTTAATTCCGAGAAACCGCATTCACTGAATCTTTGTCGGTATTACAACCTACCGGTTTACGATTCACTCGATGTGGCGAGTAAATGCATCGCTGTTCTGGCCGAATATGGCAACTATCTGAAAAGTTATCACGCTAAGACCAATTTCGTATTTAAAACGGGTGTAAAGGCTAAACCCGAAGGCCGCAAGATCATTTCAAACGCTCTCAACGAGGGGCGACAGGGTCTGTTGGAACACGAAGCCAAACGGCTTTTCAAATTGCACGGCGCACCGGTTGCTGAAGCCCGCTTGGCGACCACAGCGGATGAAGCAGCCGCCATGGCAGCCGAGATCGACGCACCGGTTGCCATGAAGATCGTTTCGCCGCAAATCCTGCACAAAAGCGATGCCGGCGGCGTCATCGTCAATGTCCAAGGCAAAAGCAAGGTTCGTCAGGCCTTCTCCCGGCTCGTGGAAAATGCCGCTCGTTTCGATGACAACGCCGAAATCAAAGGCGTTTTAGTCGAGCCCATGGCGGCTACGGGGATCGAAATCATCATTGGCACCAAAATCGACGAACAATTCGGGCCGGTGATCATGTACGGTCTGGGCGGTATTATGGTCGAGATCCTGAAGGATGTGTCGTTCCGGGTCCTGCCGATTTCGCGTTTTACCGCCAAAGCCATGATCGAGGATACCAAGTCCGCCCCGCTCCTCCGCGGCGTGCGCGGTACGCCCCCATACGATCAGAAAACGCTGGTGAACCTGATGCTGCTGGTCTCCGATATGGTGGAATCTTATCCCGAAATCGAGGAGATGGATCTGAACCCGATCATTCTGCACGAGAAAGGCGCCACGATCGTCGACGCCCGAATCATCCTCAAGGGACAACAGAAGGATGAATAG
- a CDS encoding enoyl-CoA hydratase/isomerase family protein, protein MDFETVRYLKSEGIATIILNRPKVLNAMNKQLWLDLQAALSDARQDSGIKVVVITGEGRAFSTGADLKDSKNRTIEQYRDYLEALQEVSRQIIRFDKPTIAAINGYALGSGYELALACDIRIAAETASIGSPEARVASSITGGAFRLIQDLIGPGKAKELLFTAESIDGREAERIGLVNKAVPADQLMEKTYEMAGRIAQNAAFSLKMIKRGLHLAQGEISLEGLMDFEVEGCLACVSSSSRGEALERFEKRKEKE, encoded by the coding sequence GTGGATTTTGAAACCGTCCGCTACCTGAAGTCTGAGGGGATCGCCACCATCATTTTGAACCGACCCAAAGTGCTCAATGCGATGAACAAGCAGCTTTGGCTCGATTTGCAAGCCGCTTTAAGCGATGCGCGCCAGGATAGTGGCATCAAGGTGGTGGTGATCACCGGGGAGGGCCGCGCCTTTTCCACCGGCGCCGATCTTAAAGATTCAAAAAACCGGACCATCGAGCAGTATCGGGACTATCTGGAAGCGCTTCAAGAGGTGTCGAGACAAATCATTCGCTTCGACAAGCCCACGATTGCCGCAATCAATGGCTATGCCCTCGGCTCTGGCTATGAACTGGCCCTGGCCTGCGATATTCGGATTGCCGCCGAGACAGCCTCGATCGGTTCTCCCGAAGCACGCGTGGCATCATCGATCACCGGAGGTGCTTTCCGTTTAATTCAAGACCTGATAGGGCCGGGAAAAGCAAAAGAGCTATTATTCACCGCAGAATCCATCGACGGTCGCGAAGCCGAACGCATCGGACTGGTCAACAAGGCCGTTCCAGCAGATCAATTGATGGAGAAAACTTATGAAATGGCAGGCCGAATCGCTCAGAACGCCGCCTTCTCGCTTAAAATGATCAAACGCGGTTTGCATCTGGCCCAGGGGGAAATCAGTCTGGAAGGATTGATGGATTTCGAAGTGGAAGGTTGCCTGGCATGTGTCTCTTCCAGCTCACGCGGCGAGGCACTGGAACGGTTTGAAAAGCGGAAAGAAAAGGAATGA